In Methylomonas sp. MK1, the following are encoded in one genomic region:
- a CDS encoding SRPBCC family protein: protein MLKTVIVSKTMAMPAETVWSAIAGIGGLERWFPVIAACRVIGNGVGALRILTLAAGGEMTDRIELIDHGHRRFQYNRIESPFGVSHYLGTVTVGETVDGGSVVEWMVEIDAELVSQELLDFVHQAITDGVAGLEWDLLESAASSSASEAL from the coding sequence ATGCTTAAAACAGTGATTGTCAGCAAAACCATGGCCATGCCTGCTGAAACAGTATGGTCGGCGATAGCCGGTATCGGCGGTCTGGAGCGATGGTTTCCAGTGATTGCCGCTTGTCGTGTGATAGGAAATGGCGTCGGTGCACTACGAATTTTGACGTTGGCGGCGGGCGGGGAAATGACGGACAGAATCGAGCTAATCGATCATGGTCACCGGCGTTTTCAATACAACCGCATCGAATCGCCGTTTGGGGTGAGTCATTATCTGGGCACGGTGACGGTTGGGGAAACGGTTGATGGCGGTAGCGTTGTGGAATGGATGGTGGAGATTGACGCGGAGCTTGTAAGCCAGGAACTGCTCGATTTTGTGCATCAGGCTATAACGGACGGCGTAGCTGGATTGGAGTGGGATTTGCTGGAGTCAGCAGCGTCAAGTTCGGCATCGGAGGCTTTATGA
- a CDS encoding sensor histidine kinase, whose protein sequence is MNLKLYLLTRITAVALLCLFATLTFVLQRSAQQSAAQAQSTLAALGKQLEFQLLKVSAGEKPANPFPDFDLWKQTGSEPGICASYLANDGETMRNYCKGIDLSTHHYPQHFAELYRQLFGPGFDWQRPITYNGQVYGVLTVSVSAELSIARAWDDARDLLTLSAATITAVCLLVYLAVSRALLPAQTIVAGLNQLSSGDLAFRLPNFDLLEWRQTATAINQLADNQQQLLVERQKLAVMLMNLQEEERRYLARELHDEFGQCLTAIHAVATSIAQTAQQNCPVLVIEAEQISRFTQAMQQSVRGLLTRLRPAELEELGLDASLRSLIASWNLLGKTHYSLHIIGDCRTLTEPLAISLFRITQEAVSNIAKHASASQADITLAVDNTEALLTIQDDGSAIALPFATDHGIGLLGMRERIAALNGRFALHIAKPHGLIIQASLPLEQPASTQ, encoded by the coding sequence ATGAATCTAAAACTGTATTTGTTAACCCGCATCACGGCGGTAGCCTTACTGTGTTTATTCGCCACCCTGACTTTTGTCTTGCAGCGCAGCGCCCAACAATCGGCAGCGCAAGCACAAAGCACCTTGGCCGCGCTAGGCAAACAACTGGAGTTTCAGTTACTGAAAGTAAGCGCCGGGGAAAAACCGGCCAATCCCTTCCCGGATTTTGATTTATGGAAACAGACCGGCAGCGAGCCGGGCATTTGCGCCAGTTATCTCGCCAATGACGGCGAAACGATGCGTAACTACTGCAAAGGCATAGACCTATCCACTCATCACTATCCTCAGCATTTTGCTGAGCTATACCGACAACTTTTCGGACCGGGCTTCGACTGGCAGCGACCGATAACCTACAACGGCCAAGTTTACGGGGTATTAACGGTTTCGGTTAGCGCCGAGTTGTCGATAGCCCGCGCTTGGGATGATGCTCGGGATTTACTGACATTGTCGGCAGCAACCATCACAGCGGTGTGCCTGCTGGTTTATTTAGCTGTCAGCCGCGCCCTGCTCCCAGCTCAGACTATTGTGGCAGGACTAAACCAGCTCAGCTCAGGCGATTTGGCATTTCGGCTCCCGAATTTCGACTTACTGGAATGGCGGCAAACCGCGACGGCAATCAACCAACTCGCCGACAATCAGCAACAACTCTTAGTGGAACGCCAAAAACTGGCAGTGATGTTGATGAACTTGCAGGAAGAGGAACGCCGCTATCTGGCGCGGGAACTTCATGACGAATTCGGCCAATGCCTAACCGCTATCCACGCCGTCGCCACCAGCATCGCCCAAACGGCGCAGCAAAATTGCCCGGTGCTAGTCATAGAAGCTGAGCAAATATCCCGCTTTACCCAAGCCATGCAACAAAGCGTGCGAGGATTATTGACGCGCTTACGACCGGCGGAACTGGAGGAATTAGGTCTGGACGCCAGCCTGCGTAGCCTGATAGCAAGCTGGAACCTTCTAGGCAAGACGCACTATAGCCTGCACATCATCGGCGATTGCAGAACGCTAACGGAGCCACTGGCGATCAGCCTGTTTCGCATCACCCAGGAAGCCGTCAGCAATATCGCCAAACATGCCTCTGCCAGCCAAGCCGATATTACGCTCGCAGTCGACAACACCGAAGCCTTGCTCACCATACAAGACGACGGCAGCGCCATCGCCCTGCCGTTTGCCACAGACCATGGCATAGGTTTGCTGGGCATGCGCGAACGCATAGCCGCCTTAAACGGCCGATTTGCTTTGCACATAGCCAAGCCGCATGGCTTGATAATCCAAGCCAGCTTGCCATTGGAACAGCCGGCGAGCACCCAATGA
- a CDS encoding response regulator codes for MTKQTTINILLVDDHAIVREGYRSLISKQADLKVIAEASNGADAYCLYKECQPDVVVTDLTMPGLSGLELISRLKQRDRKARILVFSMHQNPSFARQACRAGALGYVSKSSAPELLLQAIRDVHLGRHILSTDIAQALALEKLGNETTALNSLTAREFEILRLLVEANTQDQIAKTLNISPKTVGNCHYLIKNKLGVNSDIELTRLAIKLNVLSLLDLADPA; via the coding sequence ATGACTAAGCAAACCACTATTAATATTTTGCTGGTAGACGATCACGCTATAGTCCGGGAAGGCTACCGTTCGTTAATCAGCAAACAAGCAGACCTAAAGGTCATTGCCGAAGCCTCGAACGGCGCTGACGCTTATTGTCTTTACAAGGAATGCCAACCCGACGTGGTCGTTACCGATTTGACGATGCCCGGCTTAAGCGGCCTGGAATTGATAAGCCGCCTCAAACAACGCGACCGCAAAGCCAGGATCCTGGTATTCAGCATGCATCAAAACCCCAGCTTTGCCCGCCAAGCCTGCCGCGCCGGCGCTTTGGGTTATGTCAGCAAAAGCAGTGCACCGGAACTGCTGTTGCAGGCCATACGAGACGTCCATCTTGGCAGGCACATTCTCAGCACCGACATCGCCCAAGCGTTGGCTTTGGAAAAACTCGGCAACGAAACCACGGCTCTGAATAGCTTAACTGCCAGGGAGTTCGAAATTCTGCGCCTGCTGGTCGAGGCCAACACACAGGACCAAATCGCCAAAACCCTAAACATCAGCCCCAAAACCGTCGGCAACTGTCACTATCTGATCAAAAACAAGCTAGGGGTGAACAGCGACATCGAGTTGACGCGGTTAGCGATCAAACTAAATGTGCTCAGCTTGCTGGACTTGGCGGATCCAGCGTAA
- a CDS encoding 4'-phosphopantetheinyl transferase family protein yields the protein MVKQYFVDVWHGDMRVPATALQQLTGLLTDDERCKAEVFKSALLRDRYLAVRGLLRQILAGYLDVEPSSLAFETGRYGKPALIGYALHFNLSHSADTLLLAVADFAGIGVDIETFRPRQHLDRLAERCFSHQEYQDWCQLSADARFEVFYRLWTKKEAFVKAVGRGIALGIEQCEFQLEKGGQLLAIPPEYGSANTWLVHELDVDDASRAALVTPACYYDLRLLALPID from the coding sequence ATGGTGAAACAGTATTTTGTCGATGTTTGGCATGGGGATATGCGCGTACCGGCAACGGCGTTGCAACAATTGACCGGATTGTTGACAGATGACGAGAGATGCAAAGCAGAGGTATTCAAGTCAGCCTTATTGCGGGACCGTTACCTTGCGGTGCGCGGTTTATTGCGGCAAATTCTGGCTGGCTATCTTGATGTAGAGCCATCTTCTCTGGCGTTCGAAACAGGGCGTTATGGCAAGCCTGCTTTGATTGGCTACGCGCTACATTTTAACCTTTCGCATAGTGCCGATACTTTATTATTAGCGGTTGCAGATTTCGCCGGTATTGGTGTCGATATCGAAACCTTTAGGCCGCGGCAGCATCTCGATAGGCTGGCAGAGCGTTGTTTTTCCCATCAAGAGTATCAGGATTGGTGCCAATTGTCGGCGGACGCTCGGTTTGAGGTGTTTTACCGACTATGGACTAAAAAAGAGGCTTTCGTCAAAGCGGTGGGTAGGGGAATTGCTTTGGGAATAGAACAATGCGAATTTCAATTGGAAAAGGGCGGGCAGTTGCTAGCCATTCCGCCAGAATACGGTTCGGCAAACACTTGGCTGGTTCACGAATTAGACGTTGATGATGCTAGTCGCGCGGCGCTAGTCACGCCGGCATGTTATTACGATTTGCGGCTGTTAGCGCTGCCAATAGATTGA
- a CDS encoding acetolactate synthase 3 large subunit: MELSGGHILVQCLKDEGVEFVFGYPGGSVLHIYDAIFHQDEVKHILVRHEQAAAHAADAYARATGKPGVVLVTSGPGATNAVTGIATAYMDSIPMVIISGQVPSPVIGSDAFQEVDTVGITRPCVKHNFLVKDVNDLAETMKKAFYVATTGRPGPVLVDVPKDMTDPNIKVPYKYPKKISMRSYNPVVTGHKGQIKRAVEMLLTAQRPMIYSGGGVILGEAHKELTELTQLLGYPITNTLMGLGGYPATDKQFVGMLGMHGTYEANMAMHESDVILAVGARFDDRVTGKLAEFCPYAKIIHIDVDPASISKTVKVDVPIVGDVKPVLEQMLELIKDSKIKPSKSALESWWQLIQSWRDVHCLEYDRNSKVIKPQYVVEQLYQVTHGEAYVTSDVGQHQMYAAQYYHFDKPRRWINSGGLGTMGFGLPAAIGVKLAFPEANVACITGEASIQMCIQELSTALQYHAPVKIINLNNRYMGMVRQWQEFSYESRYSQSYMDTIPDFVKLAEAYGHVGMLIEKPEDVRGALEHAFALKDRTVFLDFITDRTENVYPMIEAGKGHHDMKLRVAPGTPVDRELS; the protein is encoded by the coding sequence TTGGAACTCAGTGGCGGACATATTCTTGTCCAATGTCTTAAAGATGAAGGTGTCGAATTTGTATTTGGCTATCCGGGTGGCTCTGTCTTGCACATCTATGATGCCATTTTCCATCAAGACGAAGTGAAACATATCCTGGTCAGACACGAGCAAGCGGCTGCCCATGCAGCTGACGCCTATGCGCGCGCGACCGGCAAACCGGGCGTGGTGCTGGTGACCTCGGGACCAGGCGCAACGAATGCCGTCACCGGCATTGCCACAGCCTATATGGATTCGATTCCGATGGTGATCATCTCGGGACAAGTTCCGTCGCCGGTGATAGGCAGCGATGCGTTCCAGGAAGTCGATACGGTGGGTATTACCCGGCCCTGCGTTAAGCATAACTTCCTGGTCAAAGACGTCAACGACCTGGCCGAAACCATGAAAAAGGCGTTTTACGTGGCGACCACCGGCCGACCTGGACCAGTGTTGGTCGACGTGCCGAAGGACATGACCGATCCGAACATCAAGGTGCCCTATAAGTACCCGAAAAAGATCAGCATGCGTTCCTATAACCCTGTGGTGACAGGTCATAAGGGCCAGATCAAGCGGGCGGTAGAAATGTTGCTGACCGCGCAAAGGCCGATGATTTATTCCGGCGGCGGCGTGATTCTCGGTGAAGCGCATAAAGAGCTGACCGAATTGACCCAATTGCTGGGTTATCCGATCACAAATACCTTGATGGGCTTGGGTGGCTATCCAGCTACCGACAAACAATTTGTCGGCATGCTGGGCATGCATGGTACTTACGAAGCCAATATGGCGATGCACGAGAGTGACGTCATTCTGGCGGTCGGCGCGCGGTTTGACGACCGAGTGACCGGTAAGTTGGCTGAGTTTTGTCCATACGCGAAGATTATCCATATCGACGTCGATCCGGCCTCCATATCCAAGACCGTTAAAGTGGACGTGCCGATTGTTGGCGATGTAAAACCGGTGTTGGAACAGATGCTGGAGCTGATCAAAGACAGCAAAATCAAACCATCCAAATCGGCATTGGAATCCTGGTGGCAGCTGATTCAAAGCTGGCGCGATGTACATTGCCTGGAATACGACCGCAACAGCAAGGTAATTAAACCGCAATATGTGGTGGAACAGCTGTATCAGGTCACTCATGGCGAAGCCTATGTGACATCAGACGTTGGTCAGCACCAGATGTATGCAGCGCAGTATTATCACTTCGATAAACCTCGGCGCTGGATCAACTCCGGTGGCTTGGGCACGATGGGCTTTGGCTTGCCGGCTGCAATTGGTGTGAAATTGGCGTTTCCGGAAGCCAATGTCGCCTGTATTACCGGCGAAGCCAGCATCCAGATGTGTATTCAGGAACTCTCCACCGCCTTGCAATACCATGCGCCGGTGAAAATCATCAACCTGAACAACCGCTACATGGGTATGGTGCGGCAATGGCAGGAGTTTTCCTACGAGAGCCGTTATTCGCAATCGTATATGGATACCATCCCCGACTTCGTCAAACTGGCAGAGGCCTACGGCCATGTCGGCATGCTGATCGAAAAACCCGAAGACGTGCGCGGCGCCCTGGAACATGCGTTCGCCTTGAAAGACAGAACGGTATTCCTGGATTTCATCACCGACCGTACCGAAAACGTTTACCCTATGATTGAAGCAGGCAAAGGCCATCATGACATGAAATTGCGCGTCGCACCCGGCACCCCGGTAGACAGGGAGTTGTCATAA
- the ilvN gene encoding acetolactate synthase small subunit: protein MRHIISILIENESGALSRVAGLFSARGYNIESLTVAPTEDPSLSRMTLVTSGSDEIIEQITKQLNKLIDVVKLIDLAESAHIERELMLVKIKTSHDTREEVKRMVDIFRGKIIDVTANSYVVEMTGQSSKLDAFIHGFEEGSIIEVVRSGPTGISRGEKGLHL from the coding sequence ATGAGGCACATCATTTCTATCTTGATCGAGAATGAATCCGGCGCTTTGTCACGGGTGGCGGGATTGTTCTCGGCGCGCGGTTACAACATTGAATCGTTGACCGTGGCACCAACTGAAGACCCAAGCCTGTCGCGGATGACCCTGGTCACCAGCGGCAGCGACGAGATCATTGAACAAATCACCAAGCAGCTGAATAAGTTGATTGACGTGGTGAAATTGATCGACTTGGCGGAATCTGCTCATATCGAACGCGAGTTGATGCTGGTAAAAATCAAAACCAGCCACGATACGCGCGAAGAAGTGAAACGCATGGTCGACATTTTCCGCGGCAAGATTATCGACGTCACCGCCAACAGCTATGTGGTGGAAATGACCGGCCAATCCAGCAAACTGGACGCCTTTATCCACGGCTTTGAGGAAGGCAGCATCATCGAAGTGGTGCGCTCCGGTCCGACCGGCATCTCCCGCGGCGAGAAAGGCTTACACCTGTAA
- the ilvC gene encoding ketol-acid reductoisomerase, with translation MQVYYDKDADLSVIRSKKVAIIGYGSQGHAHANNLKDSGVDVVVGLRASSASVAKAQASGLTVKDVPEAIAGADVVMILTPDEFQSKLYKEEIEPNIKQGAALAFAHGFAILYNQVVPRKDLDVIMIAPKAPGHTVRSEFVKGGGIPDLIAIHQDASGMAKAICLSYASAIGGGRSGIIETTFRDETETDLFGEQAVLCGGAVELVKAGFETLTEAGYPPEMAYFECLHELKLIVDLMYEGGIANMNYSISNNAEYGEYVTGPKVINEESRWAMKQALEDIQQGKYAKQFILEGQTGYPEMTARRRLNAEHPIEVVGAKLRGMMPWIKANQIVDKSKN, from the coding sequence ATGCAAGTTTATTACGATAAAGACGCCGACCTTTCTGTTATCAGAAGCAAAAAAGTAGCGATCATCGGCTACGGCTCACAAGGCCACGCGCACGCCAACAACCTGAAAGACTCAGGCGTTGACGTCGTCGTCGGCTTGCGTGCCAGTTCAGCGTCAGTCGCCAAAGCCCAAGCCAGCGGCCTGACCGTAAAAGACGTACCAGAAGCCATCGCCGGCGCCGACGTGGTGATGATTCTGACCCCAGACGAGTTTCAATCCAAACTGTACAAAGAAGAAATCGAGCCAAACATCAAACAAGGCGCTGCTCTAGCATTCGCGCACGGTTTCGCAATTTTGTACAACCAAGTAGTGCCTCGTAAAGACCTGGATGTGATCATGATTGCGCCTAAAGCGCCTGGCCACACCGTGCGTTCCGAGTTTGTCAAAGGCGGCGGCATCCCCGACTTGATCGCGATTCATCAAGATGCTTCCGGCATGGCTAAAGCCATCTGCTTGTCATATGCATCAGCTATCGGCGGCGGTCGTTCCGGCATCATCGAAACTACGTTCCGCGACGAAACCGAAACCGATTTGTTCGGCGAACAAGCGGTATTGTGCGGCGGCGCGGTGGAACTGGTGAAAGCCGGTTTCGAAACTCTGACCGAAGCGGGCTACCCGCCTGAGATGGCTTATTTCGAATGCTTGCACGAACTGAAACTGATCGTGGATTTGATGTACGAAGGCGGCATCGCCAACATGAACTACTCGATCTCTAACAATGCGGAATACGGTGAATATGTCACCGGCCCAAAAGTGATCAACGAAGAAAGCCGTTGGGCGATGAAACAAGCCCTGGAAGACATTCAACAAGGCAAATACGCCAAGCAATTTATCCTGGAAGGCCAAACCGGCTACCCTGAGATGACTGCCAGACGCCGCCTGAATGCCGAGCATCCTATTGAGGTCGTTGGTGCCAAGTTACGGGGCATGATGCCTTGGATCAAGGCCAATCAAATCGTCGATAAAAGCAAAAACTAA
- a CDS encoding outer membrane protein OmpK, producing the protein MPDHSRFNQLYLGIITATLALPCSAEFLQWSNSEIQYLHGGNYQEPFNPNDVSQSIITITNAHGWTYGRNFFFMDTLFTESGQSSQTNLYGEAYSTLSLSKISGLDLSYGIFKDFGLTGGINLGENMNSRRSGFRAWLYGITLDFNLPGFDYFNVDFLRQRVTETADIGTSWQITPVWKLPFEIAGTKWSFEGFADFIGKKGDRAARQALAQPQLRLDIGDLWGNRSHLYLGIEYQYWHNKYGIKGLHDNVPQALLLWQF; encoded by the coding sequence ATGCCTGATCATTCTCGCTTCAACCAGCTTTATCTCGGCATCATAACTGCGACCTTGGCACTACCCTGCTCCGCTGAATTCTTGCAGTGGAGCAACAGCGAGATCCAATACCTGCATGGCGGCAACTACCAGGAACCGTTCAACCCCAACGATGTCAGCCAATCCATCATCACGATAACCAACGCTCACGGCTGGACCTATGGCCGCAATTTTTTCTTTATGGATACGCTGTTTACCGAATCTGGCCAGTCCTCGCAAACCAACCTTTACGGTGAGGCTTACAGCACTCTCAGCCTGAGCAAAATTAGCGGCCTGGATCTGTCATACGGCATATTCAAGGATTTTGGCCTTACTGGCGGCATTAACCTGGGCGAAAACATGAACAGCCGGCGCAGTGGTTTTCGGGCGTGGCTGTACGGTATTACCCTTGATTTCAATCTGCCAGGTTTTGACTATTTCAATGTGGACTTTTTGCGCCAACGCGTTACCGAAACAGCGGACATTGGTACATCCTGGCAAATCACACCCGTGTGGAAACTACCTTTCGAGATCGCCGGCACCAAGTGGAGTTTCGAAGGCTTCGCCGACTTCATCGGCAAGAAAGGCGACCGCGCTGCGCGTCAGGCCTTGGCGCAACCGCAGTTACGGCTGGATATTGGCGACTTATGGGGCAATCGTAGCCATCTGTATCTGGGCATCGAATATCAATACTGGCACAATAAATACGGCATTAAAGGCCTGCACGACAACGTGCCGCAAGCCTTGCTTTTGTGGCAATTTTGA
- the pssA gene encoding CDP-diacylglycerol--serine O-phosphatidyltransferase, with the protein MIKKQPLTRHRGIYLLPNLFTTGAMFAGFYAITSAINGRFETAAISMFIAMVLDGLDGRVARLTNTQSEFGVQYDSLSDMVSFGAAPAIVMYLWTLSSMGQAGLFAAFVHMAGGALRLARFNTQVEVADKRYFQGLPSPAAAAILAGGLWFCVENGYDVENIKYLVLLTTISTGLLMVSNFRYSSFKEIDFKNKVPFIVAIIAMLVISFILAQPQRMLFLLSVGYAVSGPIVTLVLRKRKLQSRKS; encoded by the coding sequence ATGATCAAGAAGCAACCGCTTACGCGTCATCGTGGCATTTACCTATTGCCCAATCTGTTCACTACGGGCGCCATGTTTGCCGGATTTTATGCGATCACGTCAGCGATTAACGGCCGCTTCGAAACAGCGGCAATTTCCATGTTCATCGCGATGGTGCTAGACGGGTTGGACGGCCGGGTTGCCCGCCTGACTAACACCCAAAGCGAATTCGGCGTGCAATATGACAGCTTGTCCGACATGGTGTCGTTTGGCGCCGCTCCGGCTATTGTGATGTATCTCTGGACCCTATCCAGCATGGGCCAGGCGGGCCTGTTCGCCGCGTTTGTGCATATGGCCGGCGGCGCGTTACGGTTGGCGCGGTTCAATACTCAAGTGGAAGTCGCCGACAAACGTTATTTTCAGGGTCTACCCAGCCCAGCGGCTGCGGCCATTCTGGCTGGCGGCTTATGGTTCTGCGTGGAAAATGGCTATGACGTGGAAAATATTAAATATTTAGTATTGCTAACCACCATCAGCACCGGCTTGCTGATGGTTAGCAATTTCCGCTATTCCAGCTTCAAGGAAATCGATTTTAAAAACAAAGTGCCGTTTATCGTTGCCATCATCGCGATGCTGGTAATCAGCTTCATCTTGGCGCAACCGCAGCGGATGCTGTTTCTGTTATCGGTCGGCTATGCCGTATCCGGCCCCATCGTCACCTTGGTTTTGCGCAAACGTAAGCTGCAAAGCCGTAAAAGTTAG
- a CDS encoding CHAD domain-containing protein has translation MQNTGGKLLLDALERHWRQYRKRLKACRQSANEDNVHELRVSTRRLLALIELLQALAPQNTLLRIRKSLKKQLDGFDQLRDTQVMLFESAKSLPILPELEPFLAHMHRCEQRLLLENQSFIASLYQPKLRRKLKKAGKYFKTQTADIDLELAVSSAVHDIYGVVTNRYQKLDPANPASIHHLRIAVKKLRYTLLATQSVDSEIAKTELNRLKNYLTCMGNIQNSVVLLNTMEAFFKHKIPVTIKQHYSQQQQELVNTFINQRESIIEFWPTI, from the coding sequence ATGCAAAATACTGGCGGCAAACTGTTGCTTGACGCCTTGGAAAGACACTGGCGCCAATATCGCAAACGCTTGAAAGCCTGCCGCCAAAGCGCCAACGAAGATAACGTCCACGAATTACGTGTCAGTACCCGGCGCTTACTGGCGCTGATCGAATTGCTGCAAGCCCTGGCACCGCAGAACACGCTGCTAAGAATTCGCAAATCCCTGAAAAAACAGCTCGACGGCTTCGACCAACTGCGCGACACTCAGGTGATGCTGTTCGAATCAGCCAAGTCCCTGCCTATCCTTCCCGAGCTAGAGCCGTTTTTAGCGCACATGCATCGCTGCGAACAGCGCTTATTGCTGGAAAACCAGTCGTTCATTGCCAGCTTGTACCAACCAAAACTGCGGCGCAAGCTGAAAAAAGCTGGCAAATACTTCAAAACTCAAACCGCCGACATCGATCTTGAACTGGCCGTGTCAAGCGCTGTTCATGACATATACGGCGTTGTCACGAATCGTTATCAAAAGCTGGATCCGGCCAACCCTGCCAGCATTCACCATCTGCGCATTGCAGTTAAGAAACTGCGCTACACTCTATTGGCAACACAATCCGTCGATTCAGAGATAGCAAAAACGGAGTTAAACCGACTGAAAAACTATTTAACTTGCATGGGTAACATTCAGAATTCGGTAGTGCTTTTAAATACTATGGAAGCATTTTTTAAACATAAAATACCTGTGACCATCAAGCAACATTATAGTCAGCAACAGCAAGAGCTAGTAAACACTTTCATAAATCAGCGAGAGTCTATTATAGAATTTTGGCCAACAATCTAA
- a CDS encoding glycosyltransferase, translated as MVSSIYFGGVGGSEKDLLSLVESMNDSVFYIFSENINSEGFTPKSYNYYLKPLFITNKKFDAYYYFAGGGHAMYHGDSYDFKVKIINTNARNISSIENKFDYIIHQCTDFPRFFNNHDKHIFTFPDVRATFPKDRTPIELPEKYFITVFNPFSSKQKGYDIFLKAAELTKYPIVWCFNNKTIVQHDTLPDHPNIIKMPNLAQEELFYAYEHAKAFISFSTYESFGWALAEAFFCNIPIISAKTGFLDYIYNQKGIHIYTNEKELSTLLATNDIQSPEYSYDIFLKNSYKTVIEKLIELRI; from the coding sequence ATGGTGTCATCGATTTATTTTGGTGGAGTTGGTGGCTCGGAAAAAGACCTACTATCTTTAGTTGAAAGCATGAATGACAGTGTTTTTTATATTTTTTCGGAGAACATAAACTCTGAAGGTTTTACTCCAAAATCCTATAATTATTATCTAAAGCCGTTATTTATTACAAATAAGAAATTTGACGCTTACTATTACTTTGCTGGCGGCGGACACGCCATGTACCACGGCGATAGCTATGATTTCAAAGTTAAAATAATAAATACGAATGCACGAAATATCAGCTCAATAGAAAACAAGTTCGACTACATTATTCATCAATGCACTGACTTTCCAAGATTCTTTAACAATCACGACAAGCACATTTTCACATTTCCAGATGTTAGAGCCACCTTTCCTAAAGATCGAACACCCATAGAATTACCTGAAAAATACTTCATAACCGTTTTCAACCCGTTTTCTAGCAAACAAAAAGGCTATGATATTTTTTTAAAAGCAGCCGAGCTCACCAAATACCCCATAGTCTGGTGCTTTAATAATAAAACTATTGTCCAGCACGACACTCTCCCCGACCATCCTAATATAATTAAAATGCCAAATTTGGCACAAGAAGAGCTCTTCTACGCTTATGAACACGCTAAAGCATTTATATCTTTCTCAACCTATGAAAGCTTTGGATGGGCGCTTGCAGAAGCATTTTTTTGCAATATACCTATTATTTCGGCAAAAACAGGCTTTTTAGATTACATCTACAATCAAAAGGGAATCCATATATATACAAACGAGAAAGAGTTATCAACCTTACTTGCAACCAATGACATCCAAAGCCCAGAATATTCTTACGATATATTCCTCAAAAATAGTTATAAAACCGTTATTGAAAAACTAATCGAACTGAGAATATAA
- a CDS encoding glycosyltransferase family 2 protein: protein MNNPPLISIIIPVYNSEKYLEEALQSALSQTYNNIEIIAVNDGSTDSSQDILKKYADSIKILSQPNLGASAARNLGVSVSSGDILAFLDSDDIWDKNKLERQLEVLENHPEAIGLYSDVRYIDAQGNLIKATDAYRTGWCSGNILEPLLFGKGVFGFSPSLVIIRRKNFELAGGFPEDVRQYEDYGLWLKLSLQGPFLYLIDTLSSYRRHPASLTASKQVHEEQLYGQYRALLSCKSQLENHEKLSTRTLYFNELYECSKSLGWWARIRGNTALSIEAYKNALAIKPSDLNTLARLLWVLLISRIKS from the coding sequence ATGAATAACCCCCCTCTCATATCAATTATAATACCTGTTTACAATTCCGAAAAATACCTGGAGGAAGCTTTACAAAGTGCATTATCCCAGACATATAACAATATAGAAATCATTGCAGTCAACGACGGTTCCACCGATTCAAGCCAAGATATACTCAAAAAATATGCCGATAGCATCAAGATCTTATCTCAACCCAATTTAGGCGCAAGTGCTGCGCGAAACCTAGGTGTCTCTGTTAGCTCTGGAGATATTCTTGCATTTTTGGATAGTGACGATATATGGGATAAAAACAAATTGGAACGACAACTTGAAGTCTTGGAAAACCATCCTGAAGCAATTGGCTTGTATTCTGACGTTAGATATATAGATGCTCAAGGCAATCTAATAAAGGCGACTGATGCTTATAGAACAGGTTGGTGTTCCGGCAATATTTTAGAACCTCTTTTATTTGGGAAAGGCGTCTTCGGGTTTTCACCTTCTCTTGTAATAATTCGGAGAAAAAATTTTGAATTAGCAGGCGGCTTTCCAGAAGATGTCAGACAATATGAAGATTACGGTTTATGGTTAAAGCTTTCTTTGCAAGGTCCTTTTCTGTATTTGATCGACACATTAAGTAGTTATCGCCGCCACCCAGCGAGCTTAACCGCATCAAAACAGGTTCATGAAGAGCAGTTATATGGACAATATCGCGCTCTTTTAAGCTGTAAATCTCAGCTAGAGAATCATGAAAAGTTATCCACACGCACCCTTTACTTCAATGAACTCTATGAATGCTCGAAATCGCTTGGATGGTGGGCAAGAATCCGAGGAAACACAGCATTATCTATCGAGGCCTACAAAAACGCACTAGCTATAAAACCGTCTGATTTGAACACCCTTGCTAGGTTACTTTGGGTACTTTTGATATCAAGAATAAAGTCGTGA